In Enterobacter cloacae, the following are encoded in one genomic region:
- a CDS encoding N-acetyl-alpha-D-glucosaminyl-diphospho-ditrans, octacis-undecaprenol 4-epimerase translates to MNDKVLFIGASGFVGTRLIEIARNEFDVTNFDKQQSHFYPDITVTGDVRNQEQLDQALAGFNTVVLLAAEHRDDVSPTSLYYDVNVQGTRNVLAAMEKNNVKNIIFTSSVAVYGLNKVNPDETHPQDPFNHYGKSKWQAEEVLREWFDKSPQERSLTIVRPTVIFGERNRGNVYNLLKQIAGGKFAMVGAGTNYKSMAYVGNIVGFIKFKLANVKAGYDVYNYVDKPDLNMNQLVSEVEKSLSKKIPSVHLPYPLGMVGGYCFDILSKITGKKYAISSVRVKKFCATTQFDASKVHSSGFNAPYTLSQGLDRTLKYEFVHEKKDDITFMSE, encoded by the coding sequence ATGAACGATAAAGTTTTGTTTATTGGCGCGTCTGGCTTTGTTGGGACACGTTTGATTGAGATTGCCCGGAATGAATTTGACGTAACAAACTTCGATAAGCAGCAAAGTCACTTCTATCCTGATATCACTGTCACTGGTGATGTCCGAAACCAGGAACAACTCGATCAGGCTCTCGCAGGGTTTAACACGGTGGTGCTCCTGGCGGCTGAACATCGCGATGATGTGAGCCCAACGTCGCTCTACTATGATGTCAATGTTCAAGGCACGCGTAACGTTTTGGCTGCAATGGAAAAAAATAATGTCAAAAACATTATTTTTACCAGCTCAGTTGCCGTTTATGGCCTTAATAAAGTCAATCCTGATGAAACGCATCCTCAAGATCCTTTCAACCACTACGGCAAAAGCAAATGGCAAGCCGAAGAGGTTTTACGCGAATGGTTCGATAAATCGCCTCAGGAACGTTCTTTGACTATTGTGCGACCAACGGTAATCTTTGGAGAACGTAATCGCGGCAACGTATACAACCTCCTGAAGCAAATTGCGGGTGGCAAATTTGCTATGGTTGGTGCAGGCACCAACTATAAATCAATGGCTTACGTTGGGAATATTGTCGGGTTTATCAAATTCAAGCTGGCGAACGTCAAGGCTGGCTATGATGTATACAACTATGTCGACAAGCCCGATCTGAACATGAATCAGTTAGTATCTGAAGTTGAAAAGAGTCTTAGCAAGAAGATCCCATCAGTTCATTTGCCGTACCCACTGGGTATGGTTGGTGGGTATTGCTTTGATATTCTTAGCAAAATCACCGGAAAAAAATATGCAATCAGTTCTGTGCGGGTAAAAAAATTTTGTGCGACCACCCAGTTCGATGCCAGCAAAGTGCACAGCTCAGGTTTTAACGCGCCGTATACCTTGTCTCAGGGATTAGACCGTACATTGAAGTATGAGTTTGTCCATGAAAAGAAAGATGACATCACCTTCATGTCTGAGTAA
- the wcaM gene encoding colanic acid biosynthesis protein WcaM, producing MLKKMTRRRFVSSLSVLAAMPLLSSRAANAAAGKTVSVNQYNNNDWIAAFKQAFSEGDTVVVPAGFTCENINTGIFIPDGKTLLIRGALKGNGRGRFVLQEGSKVIGEGAGRTENITLDVRGSDCEIKGLAMSGFGPVAQIFIGGKQPAVMRNLVIDNISVSQANYAILRQGFYNQVDGARITNSRFSHLQGDAIEWNVAINDRNILISDHVIDNINCTNGKTNWGIGIGLAGSTYDNDYPEKQTVKNFVVANITGSNCRQLVHVENGKHFIIRNIKAKNITPDFSKKAGIDNATVAIYGCDNFVIDNVDMVNSAGMLIGYGVIKGDYLSIPQNFRLSDIRLDNRQLDYKLRGIQISSGNATSFVAITNVDIQRATLELHNKPQHLFLRNINVMQEAAIGPALKMNFDLRKDVRGKFMAKDETLLSMANIKAVNEKGQSSVDIDRVDQLVVNTERLNFVLPSQGK from the coding sequence ATGCTGAAAAAGATGACTCGACGCCGCTTTGTCTCTTCCTTATCCGTCCTGGCAGCCATGCCGTTGTTGTCCTCCCGTGCGGCGAACGCGGCAGCCGGGAAGACGGTCTCTGTGAATCAGTACAACAATAACGACTGGATCGCCGCGTTTAAGCAAGCGTTTAGCGAAGGCGATACCGTCGTTGTCCCTGCCGGATTCACCTGTGAAAACATCAATACCGGGATTTTCATTCCCGACGGCAAAACGCTGCTGATCCGGGGGGCATTGAAAGGGAATGGCCGGGGACGTTTTGTCCTGCAGGAAGGGAGCAAAGTCATTGGCGAAGGCGCGGGACGCACGGAGAACATCACGCTGGATGTTCGCGGCTCTGACTGCGAGATAAAAGGGCTGGCGATGAGCGGTTTTGGCCCTGTCGCGCAGATTTTCATCGGCGGTAAGCAGCCTGCTGTTATGCGTAATCTGGTGATTGATAATATCAGCGTGAGCCAGGCCAACTACGCCATTCTGCGCCAGGGGTTCTATAATCAGGTTGATGGTGCCCGTATTACTAACAGTCGATTCAGCCATTTGCAGGGGGATGCCATTGAGTGGAACGTGGCCATCAACGACCGCAATATCCTGATCTCCGACCATGTGATTGACAATATCAACTGCACCAACGGTAAGACCAACTGGGGGATAGGTATTGGCCTTGCCGGCAGCACCTACGACAACGACTACCCGGAAAAGCAGACCGTGAAGAACTTTGTGGTGGCGAATATCACGGGCAGCAATTGTCGTCAGCTAGTGCACGTCGAGAACGGGAAGCACTTTATCATTCGGAATATAAAGGCAAAAAATATCACGCCGGATTTCAGCAAAAAGGCGGGAATAGACAACGCCACCGTCGCCATTTATGGCTGTGACAATTTCGTCATCGATAATGTTGATATGGTCAATAGCGCCGGAATGTTAATCGGCTATGGTGTAATAAAGGGGGATTATCTGTCGATTCCACAAAACTTCAGGCTTAGCGATATTCGCCTTGATAATCGTCAGCTTGACTATAAGTTGCGCGGAATACAGATTTCATCCGGTAATGCCACCTCGTTCGTCGCCATTACCAACGTTGACATACAGCGCGCCACGCTGGAACTGCACAACAAACCACAGCATCTTTTCTTACGCAATATCAATGTGATGCAGGAGGCTGCTATTGGACCTGCGCTGAAGATGAACTTTGATCTGCGCAAAGATGTACGCGGGAAGTTTATGGCAAAAGACGAGACGTTGCTGTCGATGGCAAACATCAAGGCGGTAAACGAGAAAGGGCAGAGTTCGGTAGATATCGACCGTGTCGATCAGTTGGTGGTGAATACGGAACGGCTGAATTTTGTGCTTCCCAGCCAGGGCAAATAA
- the wcaL gene encoding colanic acid biosynthesis glycosyltransferase WcaL, producing MKVGFFLLKFPLSSETFVLNQITAFIDMGYDVEIIALQKGDTQNTHAAYTQYGLEAKTRWLQDEPSGRMSKLRHRARQTLRGIHRPSTWRALNVSRYGAESRNLILSAICGQTAQPYRADVFIAHFGPAGVTAAKLRELGVIDGKIATIFHGIDISSREVLNHYTPEYQQLFRRGDMMLPISELWAGRLKSMGCPGEKITVSRMGVDLVRFTLRPVKVPGTSLQIISVARLTEKKGLHVAIEACRQLKARGVDFRYRILGIGPWERRLRTLIEQYQLEDYVDMPGFKPSHEVKVMLDEADVFLLPSVTGADGDMEGIPVALMEAMAVGIPVVSTVHSGIPELIQSDYSGWLVPENNAPALADRLAAFSEIDPQTLVPVLHNARQKVEAEFNQQVINRQLASLLQTL from the coding sequence ATGAAGGTTGGTTTCTTCTTACTGAAATTTCCGTTGTCGTCAGAAACCTTTGTGCTGAACCAAATCACCGCGTTTATCGATATGGGATATGACGTGGAGATTATCGCCCTGCAAAAGGGCGATACGCAAAACACCCATGCGGCCTATACGCAATATGGGCTGGAGGCGAAAACCCGCTGGCTCCAGGATGAACCGTCCGGAAGAATGAGTAAGCTGCGCCACCGGGCCAGACAAACCCTGCGTGGCATCCATCGTCCCTCGACCTGGCGTGCGCTGAATGTTTCGCGCTACGGTGCGGAATCACGCAATCTGATCCTCTCGGCCATCTGCGGACAAACGGCGCAGCCGTACCGTGCCGATGTGTTTATCGCCCACTTTGGTCCGGCGGGCGTCACCGCAGCCAAACTGCGCGAACTGGGGGTGATTGACGGCAAAATAGCGACCATTTTTCACGGGATTGATATCTCCAGCCGCGAAGTGTTGAACCACTACACGCCGGAGTATCAGCAGCTTTTTCGCCGCGGCGACATGATGCTGCCCATCAGCGAGTTGTGGGCCGGACGGCTGAAAAGCATGGGCTGCCCGGGGGAGAAAATCACTGTTTCGCGAATGGGCGTTGATTTGGTGCGTTTTACCCTGCGTCCGGTGAAGGTGCCGGGTACATCGTTGCAGATTATCTCTGTTGCCCGTCTGACCGAGAAAAAAGGGCTGCATGTGGCTATTGAGGCCTGCCGCCAGTTGAAGGCGCGCGGCGTTGATTTTCGTTATCGTATTCTGGGTATTGGCCCGTGGGAGCGCCGCCTGCGCACGCTTATCGAACAGTATCAGCTGGAAGACTATGTCGACATGCCGGGCTTCAAGCCGAGCCACGAGGTAAAAGTGATGCTTGATGAAGCCGATGTGTTCCTGCTGCCGTCCGTGACCGGAGCCGATGGTGATATGGAGGGGATCCCGGTGGCACTGATGGAGGCGATGGCTGTCGGTATTCCGGTGGTATCGACCGTACACAGCGGGATCCCGGAGTTGATCCAGTCTGACTATTCTGGCTGGCTGGTGCCTGAGAACAATGCGCCAGCCCTTGCCGATCGTCTGGCCGCATTTAGCGAAATCGACCCGCAGACGTTGGTACCTGTGCTGCACAATGCCCGACAAAAAGTTGAGGCAGAATTTAACCAGCAGGTGATTAATCGCCAGTTAGCGAGCCTGCTGCAAACGTTGTAA
- a CDS encoding colanic acid biosynthesis pyruvyl transferase WcaK: MKLLILGNHTCGNRGDSAILRGLLDAINTLEPETEVDVMSRYPVSSSWLLNRPVMGDPLYSQMKQHNNVAGVMGRVKKVLRRRYQHQVLLSRVTDTGKLRNIAIAQGFTDFVRLLSGYDAIIQVGGSFFVDLYGVPQFEHALCTFMAKKPLFMIGHSVGPFQDPQFNQLANYVFAHCDALILRESVSLNLMKRSDIDTSKVEHGVDTAWLVDHQDDRFQASYAVQHWLDVVAKQKTVAITLRELAPFDKRLGTTQAAYEEAFAGVVNRILDSGYQVLALSTCTGIDSYNKDDRMVALNLRHLVNDPSRYHVVMDELNDLEMGKLLSACDLTVGTRLHSAIISMNFGTPAIAINYEHKSAGIMQQLGMPEMAVDIRHLLDGSLGAMVGDTLGQLPAINERLAVAVKAEREKGIGMVKSVLERIGEGK; this comes from the coding sequence ATGAAATTACTTATCCTTGGCAACCATACCTGCGGCAACCGTGGCGACAGCGCCATTCTGCGCGGTTTATTGGATGCAATTAACACTCTTGAGCCTGAGACAGAAGTAGATGTGATGAGCCGTTATCCGGTCAGCTCATCCTGGTTGCTGAACCGTCCGGTGATGGGCGACCCGCTCTACAGCCAGATGAAACAGCACAACAACGTTGCCGGTGTGATGGGGCGGGTGAAGAAAGTGCTGCGCCGTCGCTACCAGCACCAGGTGTTGCTTTCACGCGTCACTGATACCGGCAAGCTGCGCAACATTGCCATTGCACAAGGTTTTACCGATTTTGTTCGCCTGCTGTCGGGCTATGACGCCATTATTCAGGTCGGTGGCTCTTTCTTTGTCGATCTCTATGGTGTGCCGCAATTTGAGCATGCGCTCTGTACGTTTATGGCAAAAAAACCGCTGTTTATGATTGGTCACAGCGTGGGGCCATTCCAGGATCCGCAGTTTAACCAACTGGCGAACTATGTGTTTGCCCACTGTGATGCGCTGATCCTGCGTGAATCGGTGAGCCTTAATCTGATGAAGCGCAGCGATATCGACACCTCAAAAGTTGAGCACGGTGTGGATACCGCCTGGCTGGTGGATCATCAGGACGACCGTTTCCAGGCAAGCTATGCGGTGCAGCACTGGCTGGATGTGGTGGCAAAACAGAAAACCGTTGCTATTACCCTGCGCGAGCTTGCGCCATTCGACAAGCGTCTTGGCACGACCCAGGCGGCATATGAAGAAGCCTTCGCCGGAGTGGTTAACCGCATACTGGACAGCGGTTATCAGGTGCTGGCGCTCTCTACCTGTACCGGTATCGACAGTTATAACAAAGATGACCGTATGGTAGCGCTGAACCTGCGCCATCTGGTGAATGATCCATCGCGCTATCACGTGGTGATGGACGAACTGAACGACCTGGAGATGGGCAAGCTGCTCTCGGCCTGCGACCTGACCGTGGGTACCCGTCTGCACTCGGCGATTATCTCCATGAACTTTGGCACGCCTGCAATTGCCATTAACTACGAGCACAAATCAGCGGGCATTATGCAGCAGCTCGGCATGCCTGAGATGGCGGTTGATATCCGTCACTTGCTGGACGGTTCCCTCGGGGCGATGGTTGGCGATACCCTGGGACAGCTACCAGCCATTAACGAACGTCTGGCCGTGGCGGTGAAAGCGGAGCGCGAAAAAGGGATCGGGATGGTGAAATCTGTCCTTGAGCGCATCGGGGAGGGGAAATGA